A single region of the Kryptolebias marmoratus isolate JLee-2015 linkage group LG10, ASM164957v2, whole genome shotgun sequence genome encodes:
- the kdm1a gene encoding lysine-specific histone demethylase 1A isoform X1, with amino-acid sequence MDITRCTEKWERPPTSSIMLSSKKSDAGSSSSSSSSSVGAAGGERVLSSDAQTGPSASASGAAESKKKDRSSPSGEPGGASFPHPPGPGGMDPDSAEVRRTSRRKRPKQVEYREMDESLANLSEDEYYSEEERNAKAEKERKQVIPPPAPPPEEENDSEPDEPSEMCFLFPTGLEGAAFQSRLPHDRMTSQEAACFPDIISGPQQTQKVFLYIRNRTIQLWLDNPKIQLTFEATAQQLEAPYNSDAVLVHRIHSYLERHGLINFGIYKRVKPLPTKKTGKVIVIGGGVSGLAAARQLQSFGMDVTVLEARDRVGGRVATFRKGNYVADLGAMVVTGLGGNPMAVVSKQVNMELAKIKQKCPLYEANGQAGERCTSVPKEKDEMVEQEFNRLLEATSYLSHQLDFNFLNNKPVSLGQALEVVIQLQEKHVKDEQIEHWKKIVKTQEELRDLLNKMVSTRERVKELHQQFKEASEVKPPRDITAEFLVKSKHRDLTALFKEYDELAEMQVKLEEKLQELEANPPSDVYLSSRDRQILDWHFANLEFANATPLSTLSLKHWDQDDDFEFTGSHLTVRNGYSCVPVALAEGLDIKLNTAVRQVRYTASGCEVIAVNTRSTTQTFIYKCDAVLCTLPLGVLKQQPPAVQFVPPLPEWKTSAIQRMGFGNLNKVVLCFDRVFWDPSVNLFGHVGSTTASRGELFLFWNLYKAPILLALMAGEAAGIMENISDDVIVGRCLAILKGIFGSSAVPQPKETVVTRWRADPWARGSYSYVAAGSSGNDYDLMAQPITPGPAIPGASQPVPRLFFAGEHTIRNYPATVHGALLSGLREAGRIADQFLGAMYTLPRQATPTATSNPQQAQPAAAVV; translated from the exons ATGGATATAACCAGGTGTACGGAGAAATGG GAGAGGCCTCCAACATCCTCCATAATGCTCTCTAGCAAGAAATCAGATGCtggctcctcctcttcctcctcttcgtctTCTGTTGGCGCAGCAGGAGGTGAAAGGGTGCTGAGTTCTGACGCCCAGACGGGTCCGTCAGCCTCGGCGTCGGGAGCTGCGGAGTCGAAGAAGAAGGACAGGTCGTCCCCTAGTGGGGAACCTGGAGGGGCTTCTTTTCCCCACCCGCCAGGTCCTGGAGGCATGGATCCGGACTCAGCTGAAGTCCGGAGAACAAGTCGGCGCAAGCGAccaaaa CAGGTGGAGTACCGCGAGATGGACGAAAGCCTGGCAAACCTGTCGGAGGACGAGTATTACTCGGAGGAGGAGAGGAACGCCAAGGCGGAGAAAGAAAGGAAGCAGGTCATCCCTCCTCCAGCGCCGCCTCCTGAAGAAGAGAATGACAGTGAACCTGATGAGCCATCAG aaatgtgctttttattccCGACAGGTCTGGAAGGAGCTGCTTTCCAGAGCCGCCTTCCTCATGACAGAATGACATCCCAGGAGGCCGCCTGCTTCCCCGACATCATCAGTGGTCCTCAACAGACTCAGAAGGTCTTCCTATACATCAGGAACCGCACC ATCCAACTGTGGCTGGACAACCCTAAAATCCAGCTGACGTTTGAAGCCACGGCGCAGCAGCTTGAAGCTCCGTACAACA GCGACGCCGTGTTGGTTCACAGGATACACAGCTACTTAGAAAGGCACGGCCTGATTAACTTCGGCATTTACAAAAGGGTCAAGCCGTTACCCA CAAAGAAAACAGGGAAGGTTATCGTGATTGGAGGAGGTGTGTCGGGTTTGGCTGCAGCCAGGCAGCTGCAGAGCTTTGGGATGGATGTTACAGTCCTGGAGGCCAGG GACCGCGTGGGGGGCAGAGTGGCCACGTTTAGGAAAGGAAACTATGTTGCAGACCTGGGAGCCATGGTGGTGACGGGACTGG GAGGGAATCCCATGGCAGTGGTCAGTAAGCAGGTTAACATGGAGCTGGCCAAGATCAAACAGAAGTGTCCGCTGTATGAAGCTAACGGCCAGGCT GGTGAACGGTGCACAAGC GTGCCTAAGGAGAAAGATGAGATGGTGGAGCAAGAGTTCAACCGACTGCTGGAGGCCACCTCGTACCTCAGCCACCAGCTGGACTTCAACTTTCTCAACAACAAACCGGTTTCTCTGGGCCAGGCCCTGGAGGTGGTCATTCA gctgcAGGAGAAACATGTCAAAGATGAGCAGATTGAACACTGGAAGAAGATCGTAAAGACTCAGGAAGAACTCCGGGATCTTCTCAACAAG ATGGTGTCCACCAGGGAGCGCGTGAAGGAGCTCCATCAGCAGTTTAAAGAAGCGAGCGAAGTCAAGCCGCCCAGAGACATCACCGCAGAGTTCCTGGTGAAGAGCAAGCACCGCGACCTCACCGCACTCTTCAAA GAGTACGACGAGTTGGCGGAGATGCAGGTGAAGCTTgaggagaagctgcaggagctggaggccaATCCTCCGAG TGATGTTTACCTTTCATCCAGGGATCGGCAGATTCTAGACTGGCACTTTGCCAACTTAGAGTTTGCCAACGCTACGCCCCTCTCCACCCTGTCTCTAAAGCACTGGGATCAG GATGACGACTTTGAGTTCACCGGCAGCCACCTGACAGTACGGAACGGCTACTCGTGCGTCCCTGTGGCTCTCGCCGAGGGTCTGGACATCAAACTGAACACGGCGGTGCGACAGGTCCGATACACGGCGTCCG GCTGTGAGGTGATAGCCGTGAACACTCGCTCCACGACCCAGacctttatttacaagtgcGACGCTGTGCTCTGCACGCTGCCCCTCGGGGTGCTGAAGCAGCAGCCCCCCGCCGTCCAGTTCGTCCCCCCGCTGCCCGAGTGGAAGACATCAGCCATACAGAGGATGGGCTTCGGTAATCTCAACAAG GTGGTGTTGTGTTTTGATCGCGTGTTCTGGGATCCCAGCGTGAACCTGTTTGGTCACGTCGGCTCCACCACCGCAAGCCGGGGGGAGCTCTTCCTCTTCTGGAACCTTTATAAAG CCCCGATCCTGCTCGCTCTGATGGCTGGCGAGGCCGCGGGCATCATGGAGAACATCAGCGACGACGTCATCGTGGGACGCTGCCTCGCAATACTGAAAGGCATCTTCGGAAGCAGCGCCGTACCCCAG CCGAAGGAGACCGTGGTCACTCGCTGGCGGGCCGACCCCTGGGCGAGGGGCTCCTACTCGTACGTGGCAGCAGGTTCCTCGGGGAACGACTACGACCTGATGGCGCAGCCCATCACGCCCGGCCCGGCCATCCCCGGAGCGTCGCAG ccCGTTCCTCGTCTGTTCTTCGCCGGCGAGCACACCATCAGAAACTACCCGGCGACAGTCCACGGCGCCCTGCTCAGCGGGCTCCGGGAGGCCGGGCGCATCGCCGACCAGTTCCTGGGGGCCATGTACACCCTGCCGAGACAAGCCACGCCCACGGCCACCAGCAACCCTCAGCAAGCTCAGCCCGCCGCCGCCGTCGTCTGA
- the kdm1a gene encoding lysine-specific histone demethylase 1A isoform X2, which yields MDITRCTEKWERPPTSSIMLSSKKSDAGSSSSSSSSSVGAAGGERVLSSDAQTGPSASASGAAESKKKDRSSPSGEPGGASFPHPPGPGGMDPDSAEVRRTSRRKRPKVEYREMDESLANLSEDEYYSEEERNAKAEKERKQVIPPPAPPPEEENDSEPDEPSEMCFLFPTGLEGAAFQSRLPHDRMTSQEAACFPDIISGPQQTQKVFLYIRNRTIQLWLDNPKIQLTFEATAQQLEAPYNSDAVLVHRIHSYLERHGLINFGIYKRVKPLPTKKTGKVIVIGGGVSGLAAARQLQSFGMDVTVLEARDRVGGRVATFRKGNYVADLGAMVVTGLGGNPMAVVSKQVNMELAKIKQKCPLYEANGQAGERCTSVPKEKDEMVEQEFNRLLEATSYLSHQLDFNFLNNKPVSLGQALEVVIQLQEKHVKDEQIEHWKKIVKTQEELRDLLNKMVSTRERVKELHQQFKEASEVKPPRDITAEFLVKSKHRDLTALFKEYDELAEMQVKLEEKLQELEANPPSDVYLSSRDRQILDWHFANLEFANATPLSTLSLKHWDQDDDFEFTGSHLTVRNGYSCVPVALAEGLDIKLNTAVRQVRYTASGCEVIAVNTRSTTQTFIYKCDAVLCTLPLGVLKQQPPAVQFVPPLPEWKTSAIQRMGFGNLNKVVLCFDRVFWDPSVNLFGHVGSTTASRGELFLFWNLYKAPILLALMAGEAAGIMENISDDVIVGRCLAILKGIFGSSAVPQPKETVVTRWRADPWARGSYSYVAAGSSGNDYDLMAQPITPGPAIPGASQPVPRLFFAGEHTIRNYPATVHGALLSGLREAGRIADQFLGAMYTLPRQATPTATSNPQQAQPAAAVV from the exons ATGGATATAACCAGGTGTACGGAGAAATGG GAGAGGCCTCCAACATCCTCCATAATGCTCTCTAGCAAGAAATCAGATGCtggctcctcctcttcctcctcttcgtctTCTGTTGGCGCAGCAGGAGGTGAAAGGGTGCTGAGTTCTGACGCCCAGACGGGTCCGTCAGCCTCGGCGTCGGGAGCTGCGGAGTCGAAGAAGAAGGACAGGTCGTCCCCTAGTGGGGAACCTGGAGGGGCTTCTTTTCCCCACCCGCCAGGTCCTGGAGGCATGGATCCGGACTCAGCTGAAGTCCGGAGAACAAGTCGGCGCAAGCGAccaaaa GTGGAGTACCGCGAGATGGACGAAAGCCTGGCAAACCTGTCGGAGGACGAGTATTACTCGGAGGAGGAGAGGAACGCCAAGGCGGAGAAAGAAAGGAAGCAGGTCATCCCTCCTCCAGCGCCGCCTCCTGAAGAAGAGAATGACAGTGAACCTGATGAGCCATCAG aaatgtgctttttattccCGACAGGTCTGGAAGGAGCTGCTTTCCAGAGCCGCCTTCCTCATGACAGAATGACATCCCAGGAGGCCGCCTGCTTCCCCGACATCATCAGTGGTCCTCAACAGACTCAGAAGGTCTTCCTATACATCAGGAACCGCACC ATCCAACTGTGGCTGGACAACCCTAAAATCCAGCTGACGTTTGAAGCCACGGCGCAGCAGCTTGAAGCTCCGTACAACA GCGACGCCGTGTTGGTTCACAGGATACACAGCTACTTAGAAAGGCACGGCCTGATTAACTTCGGCATTTACAAAAGGGTCAAGCCGTTACCCA CAAAGAAAACAGGGAAGGTTATCGTGATTGGAGGAGGTGTGTCGGGTTTGGCTGCAGCCAGGCAGCTGCAGAGCTTTGGGATGGATGTTACAGTCCTGGAGGCCAGG GACCGCGTGGGGGGCAGAGTGGCCACGTTTAGGAAAGGAAACTATGTTGCAGACCTGGGAGCCATGGTGGTGACGGGACTGG GAGGGAATCCCATGGCAGTGGTCAGTAAGCAGGTTAACATGGAGCTGGCCAAGATCAAACAGAAGTGTCCGCTGTATGAAGCTAACGGCCAGGCT GGTGAACGGTGCACAAGC GTGCCTAAGGAGAAAGATGAGATGGTGGAGCAAGAGTTCAACCGACTGCTGGAGGCCACCTCGTACCTCAGCCACCAGCTGGACTTCAACTTTCTCAACAACAAACCGGTTTCTCTGGGCCAGGCCCTGGAGGTGGTCATTCA gctgcAGGAGAAACATGTCAAAGATGAGCAGATTGAACACTGGAAGAAGATCGTAAAGACTCAGGAAGAACTCCGGGATCTTCTCAACAAG ATGGTGTCCACCAGGGAGCGCGTGAAGGAGCTCCATCAGCAGTTTAAAGAAGCGAGCGAAGTCAAGCCGCCCAGAGACATCACCGCAGAGTTCCTGGTGAAGAGCAAGCACCGCGACCTCACCGCACTCTTCAAA GAGTACGACGAGTTGGCGGAGATGCAGGTGAAGCTTgaggagaagctgcaggagctggaggccaATCCTCCGAG TGATGTTTACCTTTCATCCAGGGATCGGCAGATTCTAGACTGGCACTTTGCCAACTTAGAGTTTGCCAACGCTACGCCCCTCTCCACCCTGTCTCTAAAGCACTGGGATCAG GATGACGACTTTGAGTTCACCGGCAGCCACCTGACAGTACGGAACGGCTACTCGTGCGTCCCTGTGGCTCTCGCCGAGGGTCTGGACATCAAACTGAACACGGCGGTGCGACAGGTCCGATACACGGCGTCCG GCTGTGAGGTGATAGCCGTGAACACTCGCTCCACGACCCAGacctttatttacaagtgcGACGCTGTGCTCTGCACGCTGCCCCTCGGGGTGCTGAAGCAGCAGCCCCCCGCCGTCCAGTTCGTCCCCCCGCTGCCCGAGTGGAAGACATCAGCCATACAGAGGATGGGCTTCGGTAATCTCAACAAG GTGGTGTTGTGTTTTGATCGCGTGTTCTGGGATCCCAGCGTGAACCTGTTTGGTCACGTCGGCTCCACCACCGCAAGCCGGGGGGAGCTCTTCCTCTTCTGGAACCTTTATAAAG CCCCGATCCTGCTCGCTCTGATGGCTGGCGAGGCCGCGGGCATCATGGAGAACATCAGCGACGACGTCATCGTGGGACGCTGCCTCGCAATACTGAAAGGCATCTTCGGAAGCAGCGCCGTACCCCAG CCGAAGGAGACCGTGGTCACTCGCTGGCGGGCCGACCCCTGGGCGAGGGGCTCCTACTCGTACGTGGCAGCAGGTTCCTCGGGGAACGACTACGACCTGATGGCGCAGCCCATCACGCCCGGCCCGGCCATCCCCGGAGCGTCGCAG ccCGTTCCTCGTCTGTTCTTCGCCGGCGAGCACACCATCAGAAACTACCCGGCGACAGTCCACGGCGCCCTGCTCAGCGGGCTCCGGGAGGCCGGGCGCATCGCCGACCAGTTCCTGGGGGCCATGTACACCCTGCCGAGACAAGCCACGCCCACGGCCACCAGCAACCCTCAGCAAGCTCAGCCCGCCGCCGCCGTCGTCTGA
- the kdm1a gene encoding lysine-specific histone demethylase 1A isoform X3: MDITRCTEKWERPPTSSIMLSSKKSDAGSSSSSSSSSVGAAGGERVLSSDAQTGPSASASGAAESKKKDRSSPSGEPGGASFPHPPGPGGMDPDSAEVRRTSRRKRPKQVEYREMDESLANLSEDEYYSEEERNAKAEKERKQVIPPPAPPPEEENDSEPDEPSGLEGAAFQSRLPHDRMTSQEAACFPDIISGPQQTQKVFLYIRNRTIQLWLDNPKIQLTFEATAQQLEAPYNSDAVLVHRIHSYLERHGLINFGIYKRVKPLPTKKTGKVIVIGGGVSGLAAARQLQSFGMDVTVLEARDRVGGRVATFRKGNYVADLGAMVVTGLGGNPMAVVSKQVNMELAKIKQKCPLYEANGQAGERCTSVPKEKDEMVEQEFNRLLEATSYLSHQLDFNFLNNKPVSLGQALEVVIQLQEKHVKDEQIEHWKKIVKTQEELRDLLNKMVSTRERVKELHQQFKEASEVKPPRDITAEFLVKSKHRDLTALFKEYDELAEMQVKLEEKLQELEANPPSDVYLSSRDRQILDWHFANLEFANATPLSTLSLKHWDQDDDFEFTGSHLTVRNGYSCVPVALAEGLDIKLNTAVRQVRYTASGCEVIAVNTRSTTQTFIYKCDAVLCTLPLGVLKQQPPAVQFVPPLPEWKTSAIQRMGFGNLNKVVLCFDRVFWDPSVNLFGHVGSTTASRGELFLFWNLYKAPILLALMAGEAAGIMENISDDVIVGRCLAILKGIFGSSAVPQPKETVVTRWRADPWARGSYSYVAAGSSGNDYDLMAQPITPGPAIPGASQPVPRLFFAGEHTIRNYPATVHGALLSGLREAGRIADQFLGAMYTLPRQATPTATSNPQQAQPAAAVV; encoded by the exons ATGGATATAACCAGGTGTACGGAGAAATGG GAGAGGCCTCCAACATCCTCCATAATGCTCTCTAGCAAGAAATCAGATGCtggctcctcctcttcctcctcttcgtctTCTGTTGGCGCAGCAGGAGGTGAAAGGGTGCTGAGTTCTGACGCCCAGACGGGTCCGTCAGCCTCGGCGTCGGGAGCTGCGGAGTCGAAGAAGAAGGACAGGTCGTCCCCTAGTGGGGAACCTGGAGGGGCTTCTTTTCCCCACCCGCCAGGTCCTGGAGGCATGGATCCGGACTCAGCTGAAGTCCGGAGAACAAGTCGGCGCAAGCGAccaaaa CAGGTGGAGTACCGCGAGATGGACGAAAGCCTGGCAAACCTGTCGGAGGACGAGTATTACTCGGAGGAGGAGAGGAACGCCAAGGCGGAGAAAGAAAGGAAGCAGGTCATCCCTCCTCCAGCGCCGCCTCCTGAAGAAGAGAATGACAGTGAACCTGATGAGCCATCAG GTCTGGAAGGAGCTGCTTTCCAGAGCCGCCTTCCTCATGACAGAATGACATCCCAGGAGGCCGCCTGCTTCCCCGACATCATCAGTGGTCCTCAACAGACTCAGAAGGTCTTCCTATACATCAGGAACCGCACC ATCCAACTGTGGCTGGACAACCCTAAAATCCAGCTGACGTTTGAAGCCACGGCGCAGCAGCTTGAAGCTCCGTACAACA GCGACGCCGTGTTGGTTCACAGGATACACAGCTACTTAGAAAGGCACGGCCTGATTAACTTCGGCATTTACAAAAGGGTCAAGCCGTTACCCA CAAAGAAAACAGGGAAGGTTATCGTGATTGGAGGAGGTGTGTCGGGTTTGGCTGCAGCCAGGCAGCTGCAGAGCTTTGGGATGGATGTTACAGTCCTGGAGGCCAGG GACCGCGTGGGGGGCAGAGTGGCCACGTTTAGGAAAGGAAACTATGTTGCAGACCTGGGAGCCATGGTGGTGACGGGACTGG GAGGGAATCCCATGGCAGTGGTCAGTAAGCAGGTTAACATGGAGCTGGCCAAGATCAAACAGAAGTGTCCGCTGTATGAAGCTAACGGCCAGGCT GGTGAACGGTGCACAAGC GTGCCTAAGGAGAAAGATGAGATGGTGGAGCAAGAGTTCAACCGACTGCTGGAGGCCACCTCGTACCTCAGCCACCAGCTGGACTTCAACTTTCTCAACAACAAACCGGTTTCTCTGGGCCAGGCCCTGGAGGTGGTCATTCA gctgcAGGAGAAACATGTCAAAGATGAGCAGATTGAACACTGGAAGAAGATCGTAAAGACTCAGGAAGAACTCCGGGATCTTCTCAACAAG ATGGTGTCCACCAGGGAGCGCGTGAAGGAGCTCCATCAGCAGTTTAAAGAAGCGAGCGAAGTCAAGCCGCCCAGAGACATCACCGCAGAGTTCCTGGTGAAGAGCAAGCACCGCGACCTCACCGCACTCTTCAAA GAGTACGACGAGTTGGCGGAGATGCAGGTGAAGCTTgaggagaagctgcaggagctggaggccaATCCTCCGAG TGATGTTTACCTTTCATCCAGGGATCGGCAGATTCTAGACTGGCACTTTGCCAACTTAGAGTTTGCCAACGCTACGCCCCTCTCCACCCTGTCTCTAAAGCACTGGGATCAG GATGACGACTTTGAGTTCACCGGCAGCCACCTGACAGTACGGAACGGCTACTCGTGCGTCCCTGTGGCTCTCGCCGAGGGTCTGGACATCAAACTGAACACGGCGGTGCGACAGGTCCGATACACGGCGTCCG GCTGTGAGGTGATAGCCGTGAACACTCGCTCCACGACCCAGacctttatttacaagtgcGACGCTGTGCTCTGCACGCTGCCCCTCGGGGTGCTGAAGCAGCAGCCCCCCGCCGTCCAGTTCGTCCCCCCGCTGCCCGAGTGGAAGACATCAGCCATACAGAGGATGGGCTTCGGTAATCTCAACAAG GTGGTGTTGTGTTTTGATCGCGTGTTCTGGGATCCCAGCGTGAACCTGTTTGGTCACGTCGGCTCCACCACCGCAAGCCGGGGGGAGCTCTTCCTCTTCTGGAACCTTTATAAAG CCCCGATCCTGCTCGCTCTGATGGCTGGCGAGGCCGCGGGCATCATGGAGAACATCAGCGACGACGTCATCGTGGGACGCTGCCTCGCAATACTGAAAGGCATCTTCGGAAGCAGCGCCGTACCCCAG CCGAAGGAGACCGTGGTCACTCGCTGGCGGGCCGACCCCTGGGCGAGGGGCTCCTACTCGTACGTGGCAGCAGGTTCCTCGGGGAACGACTACGACCTGATGGCGCAGCCCATCACGCCCGGCCCGGCCATCCCCGGAGCGTCGCAG ccCGTTCCTCGTCTGTTCTTCGCCGGCGAGCACACCATCAGAAACTACCCGGCGACAGTCCACGGCGCCCTGCTCAGCGGGCTCCGGGAGGCCGGGCGCATCGCCGACCAGTTCCTGGGGGCCATGTACACCCTGCCGAGACAAGCCACGCCCACGGCCACCAGCAACCCTCAGCAAGCTCAGCCCGCCGCCGCCGTCGTCTGA
- the kdm1a gene encoding lysine-specific histone demethylase 1A isoform X4, whose product MDITRCTEKWERPPTSSIMLSSKKSDAGSSSSSSSSSVGAAGGERVLSSDAQTGPSASASGAAESKKKDRSSPSGEPGGASFPHPPGPGGMDPDSAEVRRTSRRKRPKVEYREMDESLANLSEDEYYSEEERNAKAEKERKQVIPPPAPPPEEENDSEPDEPSGLEGAAFQSRLPHDRMTSQEAACFPDIISGPQQTQKVFLYIRNRTIQLWLDNPKIQLTFEATAQQLEAPYNSDAVLVHRIHSYLERHGLINFGIYKRVKPLPTKKTGKVIVIGGGVSGLAAARQLQSFGMDVTVLEARDRVGGRVATFRKGNYVADLGAMVVTGLGGNPMAVVSKQVNMELAKIKQKCPLYEANGQAGERCTSVPKEKDEMVEQEFNRLLEATSYLSHQLDFNFLNNKPVSLGQALEVVIQLQEKHVKDEQIEHWKKIVKTQEELRDLLNKMVSTRERVKELHQQFKEASEVKPPRDITAEFLVKSKHRDLTALFKEYDELAEMQVKLEEKLQELEANPPSDVYLSSRDRQILDWHFANLEFANATPLSTLSLKHWDQDDDFEFTGSHLTVRNGYSCVPVALAEGLDIKLNTAVRQVRYTASGCEVIAVNTRSTTQTFIYKCDAVLCTLPLGVLKQQPPAVQFVPPLPEWKTSAIQRMGFGNLNKVVLCFDRVFWDPSVNLFGHVGSTTASRGELFLFWNLYKAPILLALMAGEAAGIMENISDDVIVGRCLAILKGIFGSSAVPQPKETVVTRWRADPWARGSYSYVAAGSSGNDYDLMAQPITPGPAIPGASQPVPRLFFAGEHTIRNYPATVHGALLSGLREAGRIADQFLGAMYTLPRQATPTATSNPQQAQPAAAVV is encoded by the exons ATGGATATAACCAGGTGTACGGAGAAATGG GAGAGGCCTCCAACATCCTCCATAATGCTCTCTAGCAAGAAATCAGATGCtggctcctcctcttcctcctcttcgtctTCTGTTGGCGCAGCAGGAGGTGAAAGGGTGCTGAGTTCTGACGCCCAGACGGGTCCGTCAGCCTCGGCGTCGGGAGCTGCGGAGTCGAAGAAGAAGGACAGGTCGTCCCCTAGTGGGGAACCTGGAGGGGCTTCTTTTCCCCACCCGCCAGGTCCTGGAGGCATGGATCCGGACTCAGCTGAAGTCCGGAGAACAAGTCGGCGCAAGCGAccaaaa GTGGAGTACCGCGAGATGGACGAAAGCCTGGCAAACCTGTCGGAGGACGAGTATTACTCGGAGGAGGAGAGGAACGCCAAGGCGGAGAAAGAAAGGAAGCAGGTCATCCCTCCTCCAGCGCCGCCTCCTGAAGAAGAGAATGACAGTGAACCTGATGAGCCATCAG GTCTGGAAGGAGCTGCTTTCCAGAGCCGCCTTCCTCATGACAGAATGACATCCCAGGAGGCCGCCTGCTTCCCCGACATCATCAGTGGTCCTCAACAGACTCAGAAGGTCTTCCTATACATCAGGAACCGCACC ATCCAACTGTGGCTGGACAACCCTAAAATCCAGCTGACGTTTGAAGCCACGGCGCAGCAGCTTGAAGCTCCGTACAACA GCGACGCCGTGTTGGTTCACAGGATACACAGCTACTTAGAAAGGCACGGCCTGATTAACTTCGGCATTTACAAAAGGGTCAAGCCGTTACCCA CAAAGAAAACAGGGAAGGTTATCGTGATTGGAGGAGGTGTGTCGGGTTTGGCTGCAGCCAGGCAGCTGCAGAGCTTTGGGATGGATGTTACAGTCCTGGAGGCCAGG GACCGCGTGGGGGGCAGAGTGGCCACGTTTAGGAAAGGAAACTATGTTGCAGACCTGGGAGCCATGGTGGTGACGGGACTGG GAGGGAATCCCATGGCAGTGGTCAGTAAGCAGGTTAACATGGAGCTGGCCAAGATCAAACAGAAGTGTCCGCTGTATGAAGCTAACGGCCAGGCT GGTGAACGGTGCACAAGC GTGCCTAAGGAGAAAGATGAGATGGTGGAGCAAGAGTTCAACCGACTGCTGGAGGCCACCTCGTACCTCAGCCACCAGCTGGACTTCAACTTTCTCAACAACAAACCGGTTTCTCTGGGCCAGGCCCTGGAGGTGGTCATTCA gctgcAGGAGAAACATGTCAAAGATGAGCAGATTGAACACTGGAAGAAGATCGTAAAGACTCAGGAAGAACTCCGGGATCTTCTCAACAAG ATGGTGTCCACCAGGGAGCGCGTGAAGGAGCTCCATCAGCAGTTTAAAGAAGCGAGCGAAGTCAAGCCGCCCAGAGACATCACCGCAGAGTTCCTGGTGAAGAGCAAGCACCGCGACCTCACCGCACTCTTCAAA GAGTACGACGAGTTGGCGGAGATGCAGGTGAAGCTTgaggagaagctgcaggagctggaggccaATCCTCCGAG TGATGTTTACCTTTCATCCAGGGATCGGCAGATTCTAGACTGGCACTTTGCCAACTTAGAGTTTGCCAACGCTACGCCCCTCTCCACCCTGTCTCTAAAGCACTGGGATCAG GATGACGACTTTGAGTTCACCGGCAGCCACCTGACAGTACGGAACGGCTACTCGTGCGTCCCTGTGGCTCTCGCCGAGGGTCTGGACATCAAACTGAACACGGCGGTGCGACAGGTCCGATACACGGCGTCCG GCTGTGAGGTGATAGCCGTGAACACTCGCTCCACGACCCAGacctttatttacaagtgcGACGCTGTGCTCTGCACGCTGCCCCTCGGGGTGCTGAAGCAGCAGCCCCCCGCCGTCCAGTTCGTCCCCCCGCTGCCCGAGTGGAAGACATCAGCCATACAGAGGATGGGCTTCGGTAATCTCAACAAG GTGGTGTTGTGTTTTGATCGCGTGTTCTGGGATCCCAGCGTGAACCTGTTTGGTCACGTCGGCTCCACCACCGCAAGCCGGGGGGAGCTCTTCCTCTTCTGGAACCTTTATAAAG CCCCGATCCTGCTCGCTCTGATGGCTGGCGAGGCCGCGGGCATCATGGAGAACATCAGCGACGACGTCATCGTGGGACGCTGCCTCGCAATACTGAAAGGCATCTTCGGAAGCAGCGCCGTACCCCAG CCGAAGGAGACCGTGGTCACTCGCTGGCGGGCCGACCCCTGGGCGAGGGGCTCCTACTCGTACGTGGCAGCAGGTTCCTCGGGGAACGACTACGACCTGATGGCGCAGCCCATCACGCCCGGCCCGGCCATCCCCGGAGCGTCGCAG ccCGTTCCTCGTCTGTTCTTCGCCGGCGAGCACACCATCAGAAACTACCCGGCGACAGTCCACGGCGCCCTGCTCAGCGGGCTCCGGGAGGCCGGGCGCATCGCCGACCAGTTCCTGGGGGCCATGTACACCCTGCCGAGACAAGCCACGCCCACGGCCACCAGCAACCCTCAGCAAGCTCAGCCCGCCGCCGCCGTCGTCTGA